Proteins encoded in a region of the Candidatus Providencia siddallii genome:
- the menE gene encoding o-succinylbenzoate--CoA ligase, with protein sequence MAFFKKKINKIGAYLSSQGLKKNQIVMLRGKNCIDILLCQLAIISIGSIVLLLNPYLSKFLLDELLVHLNIDFIIDFNLDKSYLFNYSKLEYFNYNKYKIKNNFKLLKYSELLKKPATLILTSGSNGLPKAVVHNIFAHMNSANSVLDVINYEKYDCWLLSLPLFHISGQGIVWRWLLRGGLIAFKEKKLSDSLHGVTHVSLVPTQLFRLFNKDRRILLNLKEILLGGSMIPISLTTKIANLGITCWCSYGMTEMASTVCIKVTNNKNGVGLPLKGKKIRIINNEIQIKSNTKALGYWFDGDIVPLNCINGWFKTNDRGAYINGEYHVFGRLDNLFFSGGEFIQPEYIEKIINSHKNVIQSFIIPIKDKEFGYKPVAVLELREKTSISIIEKWLKDKVAPYQYPIYFCRLLPEFKVCINKISRKYIKKWFLSKNIFK encoded by the coding sequence ATGGCTTTCTTTAAAAAAAAAATTAATAAAATTGGAGCTTATTTATCGAGTCAAGGTTTAAAAAAAAATCAAATAGTAATGTTACGCGGTAAAAATTGTATTGATATTTTGTTATGTCAATTAGCAATTATATCTATTGGGTCAATTGTTTTGCTATTGAATCCATATTTATCGAAATTTTTACTTGATGAATTGCTTGTTCATTTAAATATTGATTTTATTATTGATTTTAATTTAGATAAATCATATTTATTTAATTATTCTAAATTAGAATATTTTAATTATAACAAATATAAAATAAAAAATAATTTTAAATTATTGAAATATTCTGAATTACTTAAAAAACCTGCTACATTAATTTTAACATCTGGTTCTAATGGATTACCAAAAGCTGTTGTACATAATATTTTTGCTCATATGAATAGTGCAAATAGTGTACTTGACGTTATTAATTATGAAAAATATGATTGTTGGTTATTATCATTACCATTATTTCATATATCAGGACAAGGAATAGTATGGAGATGGTTATTGCGTGGTGGTTTAATAGCGTTCAAGGAAAAAAAATTGTCAGATTCATTACATGGTGTTACTCATGTTTCTTTGGTTCCTACTCAACTTTTTCGTTTATTTAATAAAGATAGACGTATTTTATTAAATTTAAAAGAAATATTATTAGGTGGAAGTATGATTCCAATATCATTAACAACAAAAATTGCAAATTTGGGTATTACTTGTTGGTGTAGTTATGGTATGACAGAAATGGCTTCTACTGTTTGTATTAAAGTTACGAATAATAAAAATGGTGTTGGTCTTCCGTTAAAAGGAAAAAAAATTCGTATAATTAATAATGAAATACAAATAAAATCAAATACTAAAGCTTTAGGTTATTGGTTTGATGGTGATATTGTACCATTGAATTGTATTAATGGATGGTTTAAAACTAATGATAGAGGAGCTTATATTAATGGAGAATATCATGTTTTCGGTCGTTTAGATAATTTATTTTTTAGTGGTGGTGAATTTATTCAACCTGAATATATAGAAAAAATAATTAATTCTCATAAAAATGTAATACAGAGTTTTATAATTCCTATTAAAGATAAAGAATTTGGATATAAACCAGTTGCTGTATTAGAATTAAGAGAAAAAACATCAATTTCAATTATTGAAAAATGGTTAAAAGATAAAGTAGCTCCTTATCAATATCCAATTTATTTTTGTCGTTTATTACCTGAATTTAAAGTATGTATTAATAAGATTTCTAGAAAATATATAAAAAAATGGTTTTTATCAAAAAATATATTTAAATAA
- a CDS encoding amino acid permease, translating to MSKKIINDLQKNNIKLRRNLKQRHITMIAIGGSIGTGLFVASGAILTQAGPYGTLFSYSIVGLMVYFLMTSLGELAAYMPVSGSFATYGSKYVDEGFGFALSWNYWYNWAVTIAVDLVSAQLIMSFWFPKSPCWVWSIIFLTIIFLINFLSVKYFGEIEYWFSLIKITTIIIFIIVGFTIILNIIINQEFNKLQINNVQFTNGFFSIINVLMIVSFSFQGTELIGITAGESENPSKNIPNAIKKVFWRILLFYILTILIISLIIPYNDLNLLNNNIKNISISPFTLVFKNSGLLYAASIINIIILIAILSAGNSGMYASSRILYALSIDKKAHKIFSNLSKNGIPLNSLLATTFIASICFLSSMFNNKTIYIWLLNTSGMTGFIAWLGIAISHYRFRKGYIFHGKNINDLPYHSKFFPIGPIFAFILCFIIIFSQSYQIFLENKINWLKLITNYISIFIFLIIWIGYKIIKKSYFVKYKNMNFINSQTKNH from the coding sequence ATGTCAAAAAAAATAATTAATGATTTACAAAAAAATAATATTAAATTACGTCGTAATTTAAAACAACGACATATTACTATGATTGCTATTGGTGGATCAATAGGAACTGGACTATTTGTTGCATCAGGAGCGATATTAACACAAGCTGGGCCATACGGTACACTATTTTCTTATTCTATTGTTGGATTAATGGTTTATTTCTTGATGACAAGTTTAGGCGAATTAGCTGCATATATGCCTGTATCTGGATCATTTGCAACATATGGTTCTAAATATGTAGATGAAGGTTTTGGATTTGCTTTAAGTTGAAATTATTGGTATAACTGAGCTGTTACTATTGCAGTTGATTTAGTTTCTGCACAATTAATAATGAGTTTTTGGTTTCCAAAAAGTCCATGTTGGGTTTGGAGTATTATTTTTTTAACAATAATTTTTTTAATTAATTTTCTATCTGTAAAATATTTTGGTGAAATAGAGTACTGGTTTTCATTGATTAAAATCACAACAATAATAATTTTTATTATCGTTGGTTTTACAATAATTTTAAACATTATAATAAATCAAGAATTTAATAAATTACAAATTAACAATGTGCAATTTACTAATGGATTTTTTTCAATTATTAATGTTTTAATGATTGTAAGTTTTTCTTTTCAAGGAACTGAACTTATTGGAATAACAGCAGGAGAATCTGAAAATCCAAGTAAAAATATTCCAAATGCAATAAAAAAAGTTTTTTGGCGTATTTTATTATTTTATATTCTCACTATTTTAATTATTAGTCTTATTATCCCTTATAATGATTTAAATTTATTAAACAATAATATTAAAAATATAAGTATAAGTCCTTTTACTTTAGTATTTAAAAATTCTGGTTTATTATATGCCGCATCAATAATAAATATAATTATTTTAATTGCAATTTTATCTGCTGGTAATTCTGGTATGTATGCTTCTAGTCGTATATTATATGCTTTATCCATAGATAAAAAAGCTCATAAAATTTTTAGTAATCTTTCTAAAAACGGTATTCCACTTAATTCTTTATTAGCTACAACATTTATTGCATCTATTTGTTTTTTAAGTTCAATGTTTAATAATAAAACAATTTATATATGGTTATTAAATACTTCTGGTATGACAGGATTTATTGCTTGGCTAGGTATTGCAATTAGTCATTATAGATTTCGTAAAGGATATATTTTTCATGGAAAAAATATTAACGATTTACCATATCATTCAAAATTTTTTCCAATAGGTCCTATATTTGCATTTATATTATGTTTTATAATTATATTTAGTCAAAGTTATCAAATATTTTTAGAAAATAAAATTAATTGGTTAAAATTGATAACAAATTATATTAGTATCTTTATATTTTTAATAATTTGGATAGGATATAAAATTATAAAAAAAAGTTATTTTGTTAAATATAAAAATATGAATTTTATAAATTCTCAAACAAAAAATCATTAA
- the mepS gene encoding bifunctional murein DD-endopeptidase/murein LD-carboxypeptidase — translation MLINKKNKNFCLNIIILIIIALTLISCSNLKDLKKLKNTENFSKNYINNNIYNNSITQISQDDFEQLIQLINAKSKIMKQYNNWKNVIYKLGGTTKKGIDCSSFVQQTFFEQFGIQLPRTTSEQEFSGKSVKRKSLKIGDIVLFKINNTLKHVGIYIGDEKFIHASTSNGVIISKITNSYWNKKYYTGRRIINNI, via the coding sequence ATGTTAATTAATAAAAAAAATAAAAATTTTTGTTTAAATATTATAATTTTAATAATTATAGCATTAACTTTAATTTCTTGTTCTAATTTAAAAGATTTAAAAAAATTAAAAAATACAGAAAATTTTTCTAAAAATTATATAAATAATAACATATATAACAACTCTATAACACAAATATCTCAAGATGATTTTGAACAATTAATTCAACTTATTAATGCTAAATCAAAAATAATGAAACAATATAATAATTGGAAAAATGTTATATATAAACTTGGCGGGACAACAAAAAAAGGAATTGATTGTTCAAGTTTTGTACAACAAACTTTTTTTGAACAATTTGGAATACAACTACCACGAACTACTTCAGAACAAGAATTTTCTGGAAAAAGTGTTAAAAGAAAAAGCTTAAAAATTGGAGATATAGTATTATTTAAAATAAATAATACATTAAAACATGTAGGCATTTACATAGGAGATGAAAAATTTATTCATGCATCAACAAGTAATGGTGTTATTATTTCAAAAATAACTAATTCATATTGAAACAAAAAATACTATACAGGAAGACGTATTATAAATAATATATAA
- a CDS encoding YciK family oxidoreductase, whose protein sequence is MFQYKPKQNILNKKIILITGSGDGIGREAAITFARFGASIILVGKTKKKLDAVSLEIKKLTTKESYVYTLDLLTATNEKYKNLAKNISKTYKYLDGVIHNAGILGTISSIKDQPINVWNKVIQVNLNGVFILTKVLLPLLMKAQNPSLVFTSSTAGKKCRAGWGAYAVSKFATEGLMKILSKEYKKTNLRINCINPGAVYTKMRKKAFPLENSSILKKPIDIMPIYIYLMSNDSLKKTGISFDAQK, encoded by the coding sequence ATGTTTCAATACAAACCAAAACAAAATATTTTAAATAAAAAAATAATTTTAATAACAGGTTCCGGAGATGGAATTGGTCGTGAAGCAGCAATAACTTTTGCACGTTTTGGTGCTTCGATAATTTTAGTAGGAAAAACAAAAAAAAAACTTGATGCTGTTAGTTTAGAAATTAAAAAATTAACAACAAAAGAATCATATGTTTATACATTAGATTTACTTACAGCAACCAATGAAAAATATAAAAATTTAGCAAAAAATATTTCTAAAACATATAAATATTTAGATGGTGTTATACATAACGCTGGAATTTTAGGAACTATTTCATCAATAAAAGATCAACCTATTAATGTTTGGAATAAAGTGATACAAGTTAATCTTAATGGAGTTTTTATATTAACTAAAGTTTTGCTTCCATTATTAATGAAAGCACAAAACCCTTCATTAGTATTTACAAGTTCAACAGCAGGTAAAAAATGTCGCGCTGGTTGGGGTGCTTATGCTGTTTCTAAATTTGCAACAGAAGGTCTAATGAAAATTCTTTCAAAAGAATATAAGAAAACAAATTTAAGAATTAATTGTATAAATCCAGGTGCTGTTTATACTAAAATGCGTAAAAAAGCTTTTCCATTAGAAAATTCATCGATACTAAAAAAACCAATAGATATAATGCCAATTTATATTTATTTAATGAGTAACGATAGCTTAAAAAAAACCGGTATTAGTTTTGATGCTCAAAAATAA
- the sohB gene encoding protease SohB, translating to MEYLSLYGLFLAKIFTIVILVVLIVFFTFGIGIKRYESKGFLKIIKLNKKYLEYQRKIKHVKMNDSEKKIWLKKIKKQQKLKLKNRKNNLKLGNLLKKPCLYVLDFKGSINANEVISLREEITAILSVIEKEDEVLLRLESSGGIVSAYGLAASQLMRIKEKNIPLTIVVDKIAASGGYMMACIADTIIAAPFSIIGSIGVVAQIPNFYKLLKKYNIDIELHTAGEYKRTLTLLGKNTEEGRKKFIEDLNSTHKLFKDFVHKNRPLLDIESLSTGEYWYGQDALNKGLIDKIGVSDDIIMNSIKNKKVISINYSINRKILYRLTDNITKNINKFLWNNL from the coding sequence GTGGAATATTTATCTTTATATGGGTTATTTTTAGCTAAAATATTTACAATTGTAATTTTAGTTGTATTAATAGTATTTTTTACGTTTGGAATTGGTATAAAACGATATGAATCAAAAGGTTTTTTAAAAATTATAAAATTAAATAAAAAATATCTTGAATATCAACGTAAAATTAAACATGTTAAAATGAATGATTCAGAAAAAAAGATATGGTTAAAAAAAATAAAAAAACAACAAAAATTAAAATTAAAAAATAGAAAAAATAATTTAAAATTAGGTAATTTATTAAAAAAACCATGTTTGTATGTTTTAGATTTTAAAGGAAGTATAAATGCTAATGAAGTTATATCTTTAAGAGAAGAAATAACTGCTATTCTTTCAGTTATTGAAAAAGAAGATGAAGTTTTACTTCGTTTGGAAAGTTCAGGAGGCATTGTTTCAGCTTATGGTTTAGCTGCTTCTCAATTAATGAGAATAAAAGAAAAAAATATTCCTTTAACTATTGTTGTTGATAAAATTGCTGCTAGTGGTGGTTATATGATGGCATGTATTGCAGATACAATTATTGCTGCCCCGTTTTCAATAATAGGATCTATTGGTGTAGTTGCTCAAATACCAAATTTTTATAAATTATTAAAAAAATATAATATAGATATTGAATTACATACGGCTGGTGAATATAAAAGAACGTTAACATTATTAGGTAAAAATACTGAAGAAGGACGTAAAAAATTTATAGAAGATTTAAATTCAACTCATAAATTATTTAAAGATTTTGTTCATAAAAATCGTCCTTTATTAGATATAGAATCTTTATCAACTGGTGAATATTGGTATGGTCAAGATGCTTTAAATAAAGGTTTAATTGATAAAATTGGAGTTAGTGATGATATAATTATGAATTCAATAAAAAATAAAAAAGTTATTAGTATTAATTATTCTATAAATAGAAAAATATTATATAGATTGACTGATAATATTACAAAAAATATTAATAAATTTCTATGGAATAATTTATAA
- a CDS encoding M13 family metallopeptidase produces MHNNMIILFIGISTFSSFTNQVIAKEIFYNKNQKIILSDSIQPGDDFYNYVNNNWINNAKIPNGMPRINSFIDLYLILEKQLQHIINELQIINESKLDHNQRNIRNLYLSYINKDIIEKIGILPIKNDLKTIKQAKNHNEISNLMTSPYYSSIINYWVDLDAKNPKEYILYISQGNLELPNRNYYLENSDQMKKIRKDYYNYITIILKKLGENNVNNRAKKILELEKSIAKIHWTPEEQRDTIKNYNAMSLQEMKNFTNGFNWDFFIKKNKLNEEKLKKIIVETDSSVQNTIKIFLNTQISTIKDYLILKHINRYAGFLNKEFFDIHFNFFSKKLYGIKKQRTRKQKALQIINSLQGEALGKIYVKKYFNQNSKEKIQELVNNIRKTFSERLKNNNWMDSFTQQEALKKLDNFSIKIGYPDKWNDFSDINLNSKTLINNYKQILKWNNKNTLSKLGQPNRKWEWEMTPQTVNAYFNPVQNEIVFPAAILQAPFFDCNVDPAYNYGSIGAVIAHEMGHAFDDQGSLYDSTGQLRNWWSDTAKNNFKEKTKKLINQYNTFEVNGKKINGNLTLGENIGDLGGLNIALNSYKHYTKKNYLKKSQKNNYKIGLQYFFISWARIWRELSNKESELNRIITDPHSPYKFRTNGVIRNIEEWYIAFDVNENNKLYLKPEERVFIW; encoded by the coding sequence GTGCATAACAATATGATAATTTTATTCATTGGGATATCAACATTTTCTTCTTTTACAAATCAAGTTATAGCAAAAGAAATATTTTATAATAAAAATCAAAAAATTATATTATCAGATTCAATTCAACCCGGTGATGATTTTTATAATTACGTTAATAATAATTGGATAAATAACGCAAAAATTCCAAATGGGATGCCACGAATTAATTCTTTTATTGATTTATATTTAATTTTAGAAAAACAATTACAACATATAATTAATGAACTTCAAATAATTAATGAAAGCAAACTTGACCATAACCAACGAAATATTCGTAATCTCTATTTAAGCTACATAAATAAAGATATTATTGAAAAAATTGGAATTCTTCCTATAAAAAATGATTTAAAAACAATTAAACAAGCAAAAAACCACAATGAAATAAGTAATTTAATGACATCACCATACTATAGTTCAATAATTAATTATTGGGTAGATTTAGATGCTAAAAATCCAAAAGAATATATTTTATATATAAGTCAAGGAAATTTAGAACTACCTAATCGTAATTATTATCTTGAAAATTCAGATCAAATGAAAAAAATTCGTAAAGATTATTATAATTATATAACAATTATTTTAAAAAAATTAGGTGAAAATAATGTTAATAATAGAGCAAAAAAAATACTTGAATTAGAAAAATCTATAGCTAAAATACATTGAACACCTGAAGAACAACGTGATACCATTAAAAATTATAATGCTATGTCATTACAGGAAATGAAAAATTTTACAAATGGATTTAATTGGGATTTTTTTATAAAAAAAAATAAATTAAATGAAGAAAAACTTAAAAAAATTATTGTAGAAACAGATAGCTCTGTACAAAATACAATAAAAATATTTCTTAACACACAAATTTCAACTATTAAAGATTATCTTATTTTAAAACATATAAATAGATATGCAGGTTTTTTAAACAAAGAATTTTTTGATATACATTTTAATTTTTTTTCAAAAAAACTTTATGGTATAAAAAAACAAAGAACAAGAAAACAAAAAGCTTTACAAATAATTAATTCACTTCAAGGTGAAGCTCTAGGAAAAATATATGTCAAAAAATATTTTAATCAAAATTCAAAAGAAAAAATTCAAGAATTAGTTAACAATATACGAAAAACATTTAGTGAACGATTAAAAAACAACAATTGGATGGATTCATTTACACAACAAGAAGCATTAAAAAAACTTGATAATTTTTCAATAAAAATTGGTTATCCAGATAAATGGAATGATTTTAGTGATATAAATCTTAATTCAAAAACACTTATAAATAATTACAAACAAATTTTAAAATGGAATAATAAAAATACACTAAGTAAATTAGGACAACCAAATCGTAAATGGGAATGGGAAATGACACCTCAAACTGTAAATGCATATTTTAATCCAGTTCAAAATGAAATAGTATTCCCTGCAGCAATATTACAGGCTCCATTTTTCGATTGTAATGTTGATCCTGCATATAATTATGGTTCAATTGGAGCAGTTATTGCACATGAAATGGGACATGCTTTTGATGATCAAGGAAGTTTATATGACAGTACAGGTCAATTACGAAATTGGTGGAGCGATACAGCTAAAAATAATTTTAAAGAAAAAACAAAAAAATTAATAAACCAATACAATACTTTTGAAGTAAATGGTAAAAAAATAAATGGAAATTTAACACTTGGAGAAAACATTGGAGATTTAGGTGGATTAAATATAGCTTTAAATTCATATAAACATTACACAAAAAAAAATTATTTAAAAAAATCTCAAAAAAATAATTATAAAATTGGATTACAATATTTTTTTATTTCATGGGCTAGAATATGGCGTGAATTATCTAATAAAGAATCAGAACTTAATAGAATTATAACAGATCCTCATAGTCCATACAAATTTCGCACTAATGGTGTTATTCGTAACATTGAAGAATGGTATATAGCATTTGATGTAAATGAAAATAACAAACTTTATTTAAAACCTGAAGAACGAGTTTTTATTTGGTAA
- the ribA gene encoding GTP cyclohydrolase II, whose product MQLKIIAQTKIPTPFGQFIMIGFEEKLTKQDHIALIFGDISGYKPVLSRIHSECLTGDALFSLRCDCGFQLKTALIQISKEGRGVLLYHRQEGRNIGLLNKIRAYSLQDQGFDTVEANIKLGFKADERDFTICADMYKLLGIKKIRLLTNNPKKVDIMRNAKINVIERVPLIVGRNPNNKNYLDIKAKKMGHILL is encoded by the coding sequence ATGCAGCTAAAAATCATTGCACAAACTAAAATACCTACTCCATTTGGTCAATTTATTATGATTGGTTTTGAAGAAAAACTAACAAAACAAGATCATATAGCATTAATTTTTGGTGATATTTCAGGTTATAAACCTGTATTAAGCCGTATTCATTCTGAATGTTTAACTGGTGATGCATTATTTAGTTTACGTTGTGATTGCGGTTTTCAATTAAAAACTGCTTTAATTCAAATAAGCAAAGAAGGTCGTGGAGTTCTTTTATATCATAGACAAGAAGGTAGAAATATTGGTTTACTTAATAAAATTCGTGCTTATAGTTTACAAGATCAAGGATTTGATACAGTAGAGGCAAATATAAAATTAGGTTTTAAAGCAGATGAACGTGATTTTACAATATGTGCTGATATGTATAAATTATTAGGTATAAAAAAAATTCGATTATTAACTAATAATCCTAAAAAAGTAGATATAATGAGAAACGCAAAAATTAACGTGATTGAACGAGTTCCATTGATAGTTGGTCGTAATCCAAATAATAAAAATTATTTAGATATAAAAGCAAAAAAAATGGGACATATTTTATTATAA
- a CDS encoding phosphatase PAP2 family protein encodes MKKITLIIIFFSIILIIPYFFIIFKNLTCFQEIDSKLIKYFLLLTNTAGFPYAILLSVIFLYFILYFINNKKKQFQIAIILLFCIFSQQCFKILIKNIFQKPRPYVIWLYNKNKRINLNFYDLKKYERIYLIEKIAKQNNVSVLQYKHWQSETSYSFPSGHVLFVFDWLFLFIIFFWHRKKYFLFIILIIWAEGVSFSRILLGMHWPIDVIASIIISAIFTLFFYKIFIYKNFIKKQSK; translated from the coding sequence ATGAAAAAAATAACTTTAATTATTATTTTTTTTTCTATTATATTAATAATTCCTTATTTTTTTATAATTTTTAAAAATTTAACTTGTTTTCAAGAAATTGATAGTAAATTAATAAAATATTTTTTATTATTAACTAATACAGCTGGTTTTCCGTATGCTATTTTATTATCAGTTATATTTTTATATTTTATATTATATTTTATTAATAATAAAAAAAAACAATTTCAAATAGCGATTATTTTATTATTTTGTATATTTTCACAACAATGTTTTAAAATATTAATTAAAAATATTTTTCAAAAACCAAGACCTTATGTTATTTGGTTATATAATAAAAATAAAAGAATAAATTTAAATTTTTATGATTTAAAAAAATATGAACGTATATATTTAATTGAAAAGATTGCTAAACAAAATAACGTATCTGTATTACAATATAAACATTGGCAAAGCGAAACTAGTTATTCGTTTCCATCAGGTCATGTGTTGTTTGTTTTTGATTGGTTGTTTTTATTTATAATTTTTTTTTGGCATCGTAAAAAATATTTTTTATTTATTATATTAATAATATGGGCTGAAGGGGTATCTTTTAGTCGTATATTATTAGGAATGCATTGGCCTATTGATGTTATAGCTTCAATTATAATTAGTGCAATATTTACTTTGTTTTTTTATAAAATTTTTATATATAAAAATTTTATAAAAAAACAAAGTAAATAA
- the pyrF gene encoding orotidine-5'-phosphate decarboxylase, producing MSNLKEKSLCFNQKIIVALDYKNINEALAFIDNINPKDCKLKVGQEIFTINGPSIVKILHDRGFDVFLDLKFHDISYTVSRAVAAAADMGVWMVNIHAIGGVRMMEAAKNALKNYSYDAPLLTAVTVLTNLNQLDFNRLGIYINLRKYTKHLALLSKACGLDGVICSTSEIQELRKACGVDFKLITPGIRILGDSSDDHENIMTPEDAIKKGSDYIVIGRSITRTNNQSFILKQINNSINKLYLSKSVSLNK from the coding sequence ATGTCTAATTTAAAAGAAAAATCATTATGTTTTAATCAAAAAATTATTGTTGCATTAGATTATAAAAATATTAACGAAGCATTAGCTTTTATTGATAATATAAATCCAAAAGATTGTAAATTAAAAGTTGGACAAGAAATTTTTACTATTAATGGTCCTAGTATTGTTAAAATACTTCATGATCGTGGTTTTGATGTTTTTTTAGATTTAAAATTTCATGATATTTCTTATACTGTTTCACGTGCAGTTGCCGCAGCAGCAGATATGGGTGTATGGATGGTAAATATTCATGCTATTGGTGGTGTTCGTATGATGGAAGCTGCAAAAAACGCTTTAAAAAATTATTCTTATGATGCTCCATTATTAACAGCAGTTACAGTTTTAACTAATTTAAATCAGTTAGATTTTAATCGTTTAGGTATATATATTAATCTTCGTAAATATACAAAACATCTTGCTTTATTAAGTAAGGCATGTGGTCTTGATGGTGTTATTTGTTCTACTAGTGAAATTCAAGAATTAAGAAAAGCATGTGGCGTTGATTTTAAATTAATTACACCTGGAATTCGTATTTTAGGTGATAGTTCAGATGATCATGAAAATATCATGACTCCAGAAGATGCAATAAAAAAAGGATCTGATTATATAGTTATTGGTCGATCTATTACGCGTACTAATAATCAATCTTTTATACTTAAGCAAATTAATAATTCAATAAATAAATTATATTTATCTAAAAGTGTATCTCTTAATAAATAA
- the nth gene encoding endonuclease III has translation MNREKRIKILFRLKNNNPNPTTELKYNSHFELLVSTLLSAKSTDISVNKATINLYKIANTPEKMILIGIDGIKKYIKTIGLYNKKAKNIYKTCNILIKKYNSQIPKNKILLKKLPGIGDKTANIILNVIFGLPTIAVDTHIFRVCNRTGFATGKNVTIIEKKLLKIVPKKFKINFHNWFLLHGKYVCKSKKPTCYSCIIKDLCDFNKYYI, from the coding sequence ATGAATAGAGAAAAACGAATAAAAATTTTATTTCGTTTAAAAAACAATAATCCAAATCCCACTACAGAATTAAAATATAATTCACATTTTGAATTATTAGTATCTACATTACTTTCAGCTAAAAGTACAGATATTAGTGTAAATAAAGCTACAATAAATCTATATAAAATAGCTAATACACCTGAAAAAATGATATTGATTGGAATCGATGGGATAAAAAAATATATTAAAACAATTGGTTTGTATAATAAAAAAGCTAAAAATATATATAAAACATGTAATATTTTAATTAAAAAATATAATAGTCAAATACCAAAAAATAAAATTCTTCTTAAAAAATTACCAGGTATAGGTGATAAAACAGCTAATATAATTCTTAATGTTATATTTGGTTTACCTACAATTGCTGTAGATACTCATATTTTTCGTGTATGTAATAGAACAGGTTTTGCAACCGGTAAAAATGTAACTATAATTGAAAAAAAATTACTTAAAATTGTACCTAAAAAATTTAAAATTAATTTTCATAATTGGTTTTTATTGCATGGAAAATATGTTTGTAAATCAAAAAAACCTACTTGTTATTCTTGCATAATAAAAGACTTATGCGATTTTAATAAATATTATATATAA